One Endozoicomonas gorgoniicola DNA window includes the following coding sequences:
- a CDS encoding ankyrin repeat domain-containing protein, which translates to MFPAQMRSAPSRLFQPWQPTSSTEDDLPQTSDHQPDYIELPDVRSYQELESHHSFLEIKSRFLDDIKALKALAYHYVDHQYDRQIDTFLDNLDKAPEHLRQFLWPLYRETRFQIHQLVTQLKNLQGSQNDAQKTHITSLLHECLYGIDLCPQGVHGRFSHNFFYFQASRENGLDAKLFTVKKRLLKQFVDSFVFQVQREGVTMIPSGMETHWGNGFYNLYCESLGLPHVSDPLAPTHLDADLVQRFCSEVKLSVNGCTILRAMANEWSDQLKESLQQLGVSAWETNDIAPAELTADKTVALENQLCKPVNYLLETTGEQSLNLWTLMEEKEEGNFSLARYREKLLAWVTGHFCDSSSVKVLTAIPGEADSKSCIGTIGGHFFWVFRNDHCLGAGEECTFDAGNHDSLQLSHLQVIDFSTWEEVGHALLIQAMEQTQSAGDIASFFLHDATREQLRKIPPSVIQALSNQLTDKLAHSERGFKEELCRRVVDQLVSSGTNPVSPDVLRWLVDTPLLEPVLSKLRVQGINISPITQSLNSWQISNFSQEAIDQLLTPQDCQRLFEQAYTLEQGDTMSRLLLTGHCDQLTGRLNNNGENLLGVFARLGKVHVVQHLLAHRDCGEVNHKNKWGQTPLHSAARNGHAECVESLLRVRFIQFNAKDNNGRTPLILAAASGRAECIQELLKEHRIQVNMADNKGFTALQAAASRGHAECIHELMKAPGIQANKANVEGYTPLHHAAEGGLAECIHELLKAPGIQTSKANVKGHTPLHHAAAGGHTECVHMLLESPDTQVNKEDPLGHTALHHAAVKGHAECVQELLKAPGIQVNKHSNQGSTPLICAAAGGHAECIHELLKESSIQVNMADYKGFTPLIFAASGGHAECIKELFTASGIDVNKQSNNARFTPLHHAVQNGFTECLNKLLKMHGIKVNKKDCNGLTPLHHAAQKGFTECLNALLDVPETQVNDKDNNGWTPLHHAVGGDKIMCTKALLSASGIQVNEKDNKGVTPLHQAVGGGKIMCTEALLSASGIQVNEKDINGSTPLHYAAGGGEVMCTKALLEAHDIQVNEKDINGSTPLHYAAGGVRASVECVKALLAVPGIEVDNRAMQVALNKEDNVEILQLLSMAMDRSLSQNTS; encoded by the coding sequence ATGTTCCCAGCCCAGATGAGAAGCGCTCCCTCAAGGCTTTTCCAGCCCTGGCAACCCACTTCGTCCACTGAAGACGATTTGCCCCAAACGTCTGATCATCAGCCTGATTATATTGAATTGCCAGACGTGCGTAGTTATCAGGAACTGGAGTCTCATCACTCCTTTCTGGAAATTAAATCCAGGTTTCTGGATGATATTAAGGCACTCAAGGCGCTGGCTTACCACTATGTTGACCATCAATACGACAGGCAAATAGACACTTTCCTGGACAACCTGGATAAAGCACCGGAACATCTCAGGCAATTCTTGTGGCCCCTGTATCGTGAGACCCGCTTCCAGATTCATCAACTGGTCACCCAGCTTAAAAATTTACAAGGTTCTCAAAACGATGCCCAAAAAACACATATCACTTCTCTACTCCATGAGTGCCTGTACGGTATCGACCTTTGCCCGCAAGGCGTTCACGGTCGTTTTAGCCACAACTTTTTTTATTTCCAGGCATCCCGGGAAAACGGGCTGGACGCGAAACTGTTCACCGTAAAAAAACGCCTGCTTAAACAATTTGTTGATTCTTTTGTGTTTCAAGTCCAACGAGAGGGCGTTACTATGATTCCGTCAGGTATGGAAACCCACTGGGGTAACGGGTTTTACAACCTTTACTGTGAATCTCTGGGACTTCCTCATGTTTCTGATCCATTGGCTCCAACCCATTTGGACGCTGACCTGGTCCAGCGTTTTTGTTCTGAGGTAAAACTGTCAGTTAACGGTTGCACTATTCTTCGGGCAATGGCGAATGAATGGTCTGACCAGCTTAAAGAGTCTCTTCAACAGCTGGGTGTGTCAGCATGGGAAACCAACGACATTGCTCCCGCCGAGCTGACTGCGGACAAAACCGTGGCACTGGAAAATCAACTCTGCAAACCGGTTAACTATTTACTGGAAACAACCGGGGAACAATCCCTTAATCTCTGGACACTGATGGAAGAAAAAGAGGAGGGTAATTTTTCCCTCGCCCGCTACCGGGAAAAATTACTGGCCTGGGTCACCGGCCACTTCTGCGACTCTTCATCGGTTAAGGTTCTCACCGCCATTCCTGGCGAAGCTGACTCGAAATCCTGTATAGGAACGATTGGTGGGCATTTCTTCTGGGTATTTCGCAACGACCACTGTCTGGGTGCGGGAGAGGAGTGCACTTTTGACGCGGGCAATCACGACTCACTTCAACTCTCCCATTTACAGGTCATTGACTTCAGCACCTGGGAAGAAGTTGGTCACGCTTTACTGATCCAGGCCATGGAACAGACCCAAAGTGCCGGGGATATTGCTTCGTTTTTCCTGCATGACGCCACCCGTGAACAACTCCGTAAAATACCACCCTCCGTGATTCAGGCTCTTTCCAATCAACTAACCGATAAACTGGCTCACAGCGAGAGAGGTTTCAAAGAGGAATTATGTCGGCGTGTCGTCGATCAGTTGGTCAGCTCCGGCACAAACCCCGTTTCGCCGGATGTTCTGCGCTGGTTAGTGGACACTCCATTACTGGAGCCAGTTCTGTCAAAACTCCGTGTGCAAGGAATCAATATTTCTCCGATCACACAAAGTCTGAACAGTTGGCAAATCTCAAACTTTTCACAAGAGGCTATAGACCAATTGCTGACACCTCAGGATTGTCAACGATTATTTGAACAGGCTTACACTCTGGAACAGGGTGACACAATGTCTCGTCTCCTGTTAACGGGCCATTGCGATCAATTAACAGGTCGACTCAACAATAATGGAGAAAACCTCCTCGGCGTTTTTGCACGCCTTGGTAAAGTGCATGTGGTGCAACATCTTCTGGCCCATAGGGACTGTGGAGAGGTTAACCATAAAAACAAATGGGGTCAGACTCCTCTGCACAGCGCTGCCCGGAACGGTCACGCAGAGTGCGTCGAGTCCTTACTTCGCGTACGCTTCATTCAGTTCAATGCGAAGGATAATAATGGCCGTACGCCCCTGATTCTTGCAGCCGCATCAGGTCGCGCAGAGTGCATTCAGGAGCTACTGAAAGAGCACCGCATTCAAGTCAATATGGCGGATAATAAGGGCTTTACGGCACTGCAGGCTGCTGCTTCACGGGGTCACGCAGAGTGCATTCACGAGCTAATGAAAGCGCCTGGTATCCAGGCCAACAAAGCGAATGTTGAAGGCTATACGCCTCTGCACCACGCTGCCGAAGGAGGTCTCGCAGAGTGCATTCACGAGCTACTGAAAGCGCCTGGTATCCAGACCAGCAAGGCGAATGTTAAAGGCCATACGCCTCTGCACCACGCTGCCGCAGGAGGTCACACAGAGTGCGTTCATATGCTATTAGAATCGCCTGACACTCAGGTCAACAAAGAGGATCCCCTGGGTCATACGGCTCTGCACCACGCTGCTGTAAAAGGTCACGCAGAGTGCGTTCAGGAGCTATTAAAAGCACCCGGCATTCAAGTCAACAAACACAGTAACCAGGGCTCGACGCCCCTGATTTGTGCTGCCGCAGGAGGTCACGCAGAGTGCATTCATGAGCTACTGAAAGAATCCAGCATTCAAGTCAATATGGCGGATTATAAGGGCTTTACCCCTCTGATCTTCGCAGCTTCAGGAGGTCATGCAGAGTGCATTAAGGAGCTATTTACAGCATCCGGCATTGATGTCAACAAACAGAGTAATAATGCTCGCTTTACGCCCCTGCACCACGCTGTCCAAAATGGCTTCACCGAATGCCTTAACAAGTTATTGAAAATGCACGGAATCAAAGTCAACAAGAAGGATTGTAATGGCTTAACACCCCTGCACCACGCTGCCCAAAAAGGCTTCACCGAATGCCTTAATGCATTACTGGATGTGCCAGAAACCCAAGTCAATGATAAAGATAATAATGGCTGGACACCATTGCACCACGCTGTCGGCGGCGACAAAATCATGTGCACTAAGGCTTTACTTAGTGCATCCGGCATTCAGGTCAATGAGAAAGATAATAAAGGTGTGACACCATTGCACCAGGCTGTCGGCGGCGGCAAAATCATGTGCACTGAGGCTTTACTTAGTGCATCCGGCATTCAGGTCAATGAGAAAGATATTAATGGTTCGACACCATTGCACTATGCAGCCGGCGGCGGTGAAGTCATGTGCACTAAGGCTTTACTTGAAGCACACGACATCCAGGTCAATGAGAAAGATATTAATGGTTCGACACCATTGCACTATGCAGCCGGAGGGGTGAGGGCGAGTGTTGAGTGCGTTAAGGCGTTGCTGGCAGTGCCCGGCATCGAAGTTGACAATAGGGCTATGCAAGTCGCACTCAACAAAGAAGACAACGTCGAGATTTTGCAGTTACTGTCTATGGCTATGGACCGAAGCCTGTCGCAGAATACCTCTTAA
- the ltrA gene encoding group II intron reverse transcriptase/maturase, producing the protein MRVYYSLYGRLLTMEALYNGFKKVWKAKGAAGIDGQSLSDYASNLRGNLEQLLLELREKRYKPLPVKRVEIDKEDGGKRLLGIPAVKDRIVQQALLNILTPIFDPDFHPSSYGYRPNRSCHQAITKATLFIRKYDRRWVVDMDLSKCFDRLDHELILKAFRHKVADGSILNLIRMFLKSGVMVGYQLEATETGSPQGGVISPLISNVYLDAFDQEMMRRKHRIVRYADDILILCGSKAAAENALKVATKVLEQDLKLTVNQNKTHIAHSGEGVKFLGVEILSSYTRIQEKKLNALKAKVKRITKRNRGTNLEGVIRELNPVIRGFANYFRIANCSRELKRLTGWMRRRLRCLQLKQWKKPAKLHRRLKQLGYKPPFKYIKMRSWRNACSPLSHLAMPNNWFNEIKLFNLEGVKTGVLAPYC; encoded by the coding sequence ATGAGAGTATATTATAGCCTGTATGGGCGCTTGCTGACGATGGAAGCGCTTTACAACGGATTCAAAAAGGTATGGAAAGCGAAAGGTGCGGCCGGAATAGATGGGCAGAGCCTGAGCGACTACGCCTCGAATCTGCGTGGTAATCTTGAACAGTTACTGCTTGAATTGCGGGAAAAGCGCTACAAACCGCTACCGGTAAAGCGTGTAGAAATCGACAAAGAAGACGGTGGAAAGCGTCTGCTGGGAATCCCCGCAGTAAAAGACCGAATCGTCCAACAAGCACTTCTAAATATCCTGACCCCGATCTTTGATCCGGACTTCCACCCGTCCAGCTATGGGTACAGACCGAATCGAAGCTGCCATCAAGCCATTACCAAGGCGACCCTGTTCATACGGAAGTACGACAGACGCTGGGTGGTGGACATGGACTTGTCCAAATGCTTTGACCGACTCGACCACGAGTTAATTCTCAAGGCGTTCAGGCACAAAGTGGCAGATGGAAGCATCCTGAACCTGATCAGAATGTTCCTGAAAAGCGGGGTGATGGTTGGCTATCAACTGGAAGCCACGGAAACAGGCAGTCCACAGGGCGGAGTGATCAGTCCCTTAATCTCAAACGTCTATCTTGATGCGTTTGATCAGGAAATGATGCGACGCAAGCACAGGATTGTCCGCTATGCGGACGATATCCTGATTCTGTGTGGCTCCAAAGCAGCGGCAGAAAACGCTCTGAAAGTGGCGACCAAAGTACTGGAGCAAGACCTGAAACTGACGGTCAACCAGAATAAAACACACATAGCCCATAGCGGCGAGGGTGTGAAATTTCTGGGAGTTGAAATCCTGAGCAGCTATACGCGCATACAGGAAAAGAAGCTCAACGCACTGAAAGCAAAGGTAAAGCGAATCACGAAAAGGAATCGGGGAACGAACCTTGAAGGAGTAATCCGAGAACTGAACCCTGTGATACGAGGATTTGCTAATTACTTCAGGATAGCGAACTGTAGTCGTGAATTAAAACGGCTGACAGGATGGATGAGGCGCAGGCTGAGATGTTTACAACTGAAACAGTGGAAGAAACCAGCGAAGCTGCATCGTCGGCTGAAGCAACTGGGTTACAAGCCACCATTTAAGTACATCAAAATGCGTTCATGGAGAAATGCGTGCAGTCCCCTGTCGCATTTAGCCATGCCGAACAACTGGTTCAATGAGATAAAGTTGTTCAATTTGGAAGGCGTTAAAACGGGCGTTCTTGCCCCTTATTGTTAA
- a CDS encoding integrase domain-containing protein has product MPQYLTRNDHNFGFGRQLSYAGHNALRGMMPDQFCTVATHTQRWKQFCAWGKTQNIREAHQINNQTLKHYAFYLQARLEGQGKPLSVATAQNLLSTCNVVMKALRNNNDIRINPSEALQANREKARTEPPELSREKLAQAQAELIMAGRERIAAVLGLCRELGLRSREAVLLDCQKALQQSHENRKIDIELGTKGGRGKSTATSPSRAERFVPVSDSAHIALSQAARLQGSGRNLIPEGKRIEDFLALVRMHSGPVLKKYGLNNRHDLRAAFACEQYQQLTGCLAPVFRDDRIPDKNADKQAREAIVKQLGHNRIQVVSAYLGNHINRKADSSRTRKH; this is encoded by the coding sequence GTGCCTCAATATTTAACACGCAACGACCATAATTTCGGCTTTGGTCGACAGTTGTCTTATGCTGGGCATAATGCGCTCAGAGGAATGATGCCAGATCAGTTTTGTACGGTAGCTACCCATACTCAGCGGTGGAAGCAGTTTTGCGCCTGGGGCAAAACCCAGAATATTCGGGAAGCCCATCAGATAAACAACCAGACTTTGAAGCATTATGCGTTCTACCTGCAGGCAAGGCTGGAAGGGCAGGGCAAACCGTTGTCAGTGGCTACGGCACAAAATTTGTTATCGACCTGTAATGTGGTCATGAAAGCATTACGGAATAACAATGATATTCGAATCAATCCCTCCGAAGCTTTGCAGGCCAACCGTGAGAAAGCTCGTACCGAACCACCGGAGTTAAGCCGTGAAAAACTGGCACAGGCTCAGGCTGAATTAATCATGGCGGGACGGGAGCGCATTGCTGCGGTATTGGGTTTGTGTCGTGAGCTGGGGCTTCGTTCCAGGGAAGCGGTTCTGCTGGATTGCCAGAAAGCTCTGCAGCAAAGCCATGAGAACAGGAAGATTGATATTGAGCTGGGTACCAAGGGTGGGCGTGGTAAATCAACAGCGACAAGCCCTTCCAGGGCAGAGCGTTTTGTTCCGGTATCAGACTCTGCCCATATCGCTTTATCACAGGCTGCACGATTACAGGGAAGTGGCAGAAACCTGATTCCTGAAGGAAAGCGTATTGAGGATTTTCTGGCTTTAGTAAGAATGCACAGTGGTCCTGTACTGAAGAAATATGGCTTGAATAATCGCCATGACCTGCGAGCGGCTTTTGCCTGTGAGCAATATCAGCAGTTAACCGGCTGTCTGGCACCCGTTTTCAGGGATGATCGTATTCCCGATAAAAATGCAGATAAACAGGCCAGAGAAGCCATCGTAAAACAGTTAGGTCACAACCGCATTCAGGTAGTGTCTGCCTATTTAGGAAACCATATAAACAGAAAGGCTGACTCAAGCCGCACGAGGAAGCACTGA
- the panB gene encoding 3-methyl-2-oxobutanoate hydroxymethyltransferase — translation MSTHTSIKKTTTTKIQSMKGRGCIVSLTAYTKPMAQMMDSYVDLIIVGDSTGMVAYGFDSTLPVTLDMMIAHGAAVVRGVEKSCVIVDMPFGTYQESKEVAYKNASRVLIETGAQGIKIEGGLEMVETVEFLVKRGIPVMPHIGLRPQHANSLGGFKAQGRDKQATKLLIDEAKEFEKAGAFSLLVEGVFENAAKQVTESVSIPTIGIGASPECDGQVLVTEDMLGLFSDYTPKFAKKYVDLSSTIKEVFAEYEREVRNGVFPADEHCFGVKKRT, via the coding sequence GTGAGTACTCATACATCAATTAAAAAAACAACTACTACGAAGATTCAAAGCATGAAGGGTAGAGGTTGTATTGTTTCTCTTACTGCCTATACGAAGCCAATGGCACAGATGATGGATTCGTATGTTGATCTAATTATCGTTGGAGACTCTACAGGAATGGTTGCCTACGGGTTTGACTCTACTCTACCTGTGACGCTGGATATGATGATTGCTCATGGAGCCGCTGTTGTTCGAGGAGTAGAAAAATCATGTGTGATCGTCGATATGCCTTTTGGTACTTACCAAGAATCAAAAGAAGTTGCCTATAAAAATGCATCAAGAGTATTAATAGAGACTGGTGCCCAAGGAATTAAAATTGAAGGTGGCTTGGAAATGGTAGAAACAGTCGAATTCTTAGTAAAAAGAGGGATTCCTGTAATGCCTCACATTGGGTTACGCCCACAGCATGCCAATTCTTTGGGCGGTTTTAAAGCCCAAGGACGAGATAAACAGGCGACAAAACTTCTTATTGACGAAGCAAAAGAATTTGAGAAAGCTGGTGCATTCTCACTACTTGTAGAAGGAGTCTTTGAAAATGCAGCCAAGCAAGTTACAGAATCTGTTTCGATACCAACTATAGGTATCGGTGCTTCACCTGAGTGTGATGGTCAGGTTCTAGTCACTGAAGATATGCTAGGTTTGTTTTCGGATTACACACCAAAATTTGCAAAAAAATATGTCGATCTAAGTTCGACTATCAAAGAAGTATTTGCAGAGTATGAGCGAGAAGTTAGAAATGGCGTCTTCCCAGCCGATGAACATTGCTTTGGAGTAAAAAAACGCACATAA
- a CDS encoding IS66 family transposase, protein MHLPDSLFSSTDNEQLRSFVKNLLDTVEKQSVQIERQRVQIEQLVEENEQLRAEIRHLKKHKGKPKIRPNVSDKGDDQEDSSSAEDTDQAAGKSDTDRPPKSKRPRSQEAGETAAPPMTVDREEICSIAAPGENWRFKCYIDFFHTELDLRFVTTRYRREYYTTPEGGVSAPLPDHVKDRFGDNLKAHLLDFYHSCSTTQPLLLSWLHDHGCSISEGSLSNILTKGHDIFHQEKEELLEAGLTCSDYLQADDTGARHQGKNGYCLFIGNPYFSYFHSSDSKSRINFLGCLQGQQRLYLLNDVAIDYMENQVDVSKKWITALSECGEKRFSTEEEWESFLNSIGCAAPQQRRWATEGVLKAALMLNHRLENLIIHSDGARQFDTAFQHSLCWYHAGRNMDKLIPANDLERAARDTVQDQYWCLYDDIEAYQKKPTDKEKQKLYQEFDRWVTQRVDYPALQAELGKLMVVREELLLVLEYPWLPLHNNLSERQIREYVKRRKVSGGTRSKLGRKCRDTFASLKKTCKQHGVSFANYLRDRLTGTNLIPQLGHLILKASGYQETVLANGI, encoded by the coding sequence ATGCACCTGCCTGACTCACTATTCTCCAGTACAGACAATGAACAGTTGCGTTCATTCGTCAAAAACCTTCTCGACACGGTCGAGAAGCAATCTGTGCAAATTGAAAGGCAGCGCGTTCAGATCGAACAGCTGGTCGAAGAGAACGAACAGCTTCGAGCAGAAATTCGCCACCTGAAGAAGCACAAGGGCAAGCCTAAAATCAGGCCTAATGTCTCGGACAAGGGCGATGATCAGGAAGACAGCTCTTCTGCGGAAGACACTGATCAGGCTGCCGGGAAAAGTGACACTGATCGTCCGCCGAAAAGTAAACGACCACGATCACAAGAAGCCGGTGAAACCGCTGCACCACCAATGACTGTTGACCGAGAGGAAATCTGTTCAATCGCTGCTCCCGGTGAGAACTGGCGCTTCAAGTGCTATATCGACTTTTTCCATACTGAGCTGGACTTGCGTTTTGTCACTACTCGCTACAGGCGTGAGTATTACACAACTCCGGAAGGCGGGGTGTCAGCCCCGCTACCTGATCATGTGAAAGACCGTTTTGGCGACAACCTGAAAGCCCATCTGCTGGATTTTTATCATTCATGCAGTACGACACAGCCACTACTGCTATCTTGGCTGCACGATCATGGATGCTCAATATCAGAAGGTTCCCTGAGCAACATCCTGACGAAAGGCCATGATATTTTCCACCAGGAAAAAGAAGAATTGCTGGAAGCAGGGCTGACTTGCTCTGATTATCTCCAGGCCGACGACACAGGTGCTCGCCACCAAGGAAAAAACGGCTACTGCCTGTTTATCGGCAACCCTTATTTTTCCTACTTCCATAGCAGCGACAGTAAGAGCAGGATTAATTTCCTGGGCTGTCTGCAAGGGCAGCAGCGGCTTTATCTTCTCAACGACGTTGCCATTGACTACATGGAGAATCAGGTTGATGTGTCGAAGAAGTGGATCACTGCGCTATCCGAATGCGGCGAGAAGCGTTTCTCAACAGAAGAAGAGTGGGAGAGCTTCCTTAACAGCATTGGTTGTGCTGCCCCGCAACAAAGGCGCTGGGCGACAGAGGGTGTTTTAAAGGCCGCATTGATGCTCAATCATCGCCTTGAGAACCTGATTATCCATAGCGATGGAGCCCGGCAGTTTGATACAGCCTTTCAGCATTCGCTGTGTTGGTACCATGCGGGAAGAAACATGGACAAGCTGATACCGGCCAATGACCTGGAACGAGCCGCCCGTGACACCGTGCAGGATCAGTACTGGTGCCTCTACGACGACATTGAGGCCTACCAGAAAAAACCAACGGACAAGGAGAAACAGAAGCTCTACCAGGAGTTTGATCGTTGGGTAACACAGCGGGTTGACTACCCTGCCTTGCAGGCTGAGTTGGGCAAACTGATGGTTGTCAGGGAAGAGCTGTTATTGGTTCTTGAGTATCCGTGGCTGCCACTGCACAACAACCTGAGCGAGAGGCAGATCAGAGAGTATGTGAAACGGCGAAAGGTTAGCGGTGGTACCCGGAGTAAACTTGGGAGGAAATGCCGCGACACCTTTGCCAGTTTGAAAAAGACCTGTAAACAACACGGGGTGTCCTTTGCCAACTATCTCAGGGACAGGCTGACTGGAACCAATCTGATTCCGCAGCTGGGGCATCTCATCCTGAAGGCATCAGGCTATCAGGAAACGGTTCTTGCCAATGGAATATGA
- a CDS encoding transposase gives MVKPPSVRRLPDILTTDELTRLLNRCRKPEIRTFILTTYSMGLRLSETLTLTVNDIDSNRMRVHLRQCKGQKERYYLFNSSNLAKVFRARLLKALDEAGLLTAKLKKSLPKNWVVNCQHTGKGEPALKYLSRYLYRGVISDRQIVASQNGKVTFTYRNSACLPGRLVVCLTQKKQTMPDFLLLTCGS, from the coding sequence ATCGTCAAGCCACCCTCCGTACGACGGCTGCCAGACATTCTCACCACAGATGAACTTACACGGTTACTGAACCGTTGCCGAAAGCCTGAAATTCGCACATTCATACTCACCACTTACAGCATGGGGCTGAGGTTGAGCGAAACTCTCACCCTGACGGTCAATGACATTGACTCAAACAGGATGAGAGTGCACCTCCGACAATGTAAAGGTCAAAAAGAACGTTACTACCTGTTCAACAGCAGTAACCTTGCCAAAGTCTTTCGGGCTCGCCTGCTCAAAGCACTGGACGAAGCGGGTTTACTGACAGCAAAGCTGAAGAAAAGCCTGCCGAAAAACTGGGTTGTTAATTGCCAGCACACAGGCAAAGGCGAACCCGCCCTGAAATACCTGTCCAGATATCTGTATCGAGGTGTCATCAGCGACCGACAGATTGTTGCCAGCCAAAATGGAAAAGTCACCTTCACCTACCGGAACAGTGCCTGCCTGCCCGGCAGACTGGTAGTGTGTTTAACCCAAAAAAAACAGACTATGCCTGATTTTCTGCTTTTAACTTGTGGAAGCTGA
- a CDS encoding IS4 family transposase yields MEEVSSLAEKLKAHLPLHQARINFISQFVLSLIRARSTNLYRVAEEFQSEADAESSYRRIKRFFAGYEYSYEQLGEFILSCLDMDRYTLCMDRTNWKHGSKDVNYLVVSISWQGNSIPIVWECLDKRGGNSNTDERIALIERVLKIIPAEKIDNLLADREFIGHDWFEWLRQKKILCRLRIKGDVAVEHDNRKTTAGKLCRSVKFNQTVTWHTRKKVAGVPLYIAAHRTLKGLLIVVATEKPDGMIEDYYKRWDIETLFGCLKSRGFDMESTHMTKHDRMDKLMGLLAIAFAWCLLVGHWHYGEANQLPLNKHNRPAKSLFRLGLDMLRRVLKNKCAKNDQIAFQELLNVLSRT; encoded by the coding sequence ATGGAAGAAGTCAGCTCATTAGCCGAGAAGCTTAAGGCTCATTTACCCCTGCATCAAGCCCGAATCAACTTCATCTCACAATTTGTTCTATCTTTGATACGCGCCCGTTCTACTAATCTCTACCGAGTAGCCGAAGAGTTCCAGTCTGAAGCCGATGCCGAATCCAGTTATCGACGCATCAAACGGTTCTTTGCTGGTTACGAATACAGCTATGAGCAGTTGGGGGAATTTATCCTGAGCTGCCTCGATATGGATCGCTATACGCTATGCATGGACAGAACCAATTGGAAGCATGGCTCTAAGGATGTGAACTATCTGGTGGTCTCTATTTCCTGGCAAGGAAACTCTATACCCATTGTCTGGGAGTGTCTGGACAAACGTGGTGGCAACTCCAATACAGATGAACGCATTGCCTTGATAGAGCGGGTTTTGAAGATTATTCCGGCGGAAAAAATTGACAACCTTCTGGCTGATCGTGAGTTCATAGGTCATGACTGGTTTGAGTGGTTGCGACAGAAGAAAATATTGTGTCGCCTCCGTATAAAAGGTGATGTCGCAGTAGAGCATGACAATCGCAAAACCACAGCGGGGAAGCTTTGCCGTAGTGTGAAGTTTAATCAAACCGTCACTTGGCATACCAGAAAAAAAGTGGCGGGAGTACCGCTTTACATTGCTGCGCACCGCACCTTGAAAGGGTTGCTCATAGTTGTGGCTACTGAAAAGCCGGACGGCATGATCGAGGACTATTACAAACGCTGGGATATAGAAACGCTGTTTGGTTGTTTGAAAAGTCGTGGGTTCGATATGGAGTCTACACATATGACGAAGCACGACCGCATGGACAAACTTATGGGACTCCTCGCCATTGCGTTCGCGTGGTGTCTGCTTGTGGGGCACTGGCATTACGGTGAGGCTAATCAGCTCCCACTGAATAAACATAACAGACCAGCAAAAAGTCTGTTCAGACTGGGGCTTGACATGCTCAGACGAGTACTTAAAAACAAATGCGCAAAAAATGATCAGATTGCATTTCAGGAGCTGTTAAATGTTTTGTCCCGTACATAG